The Sorghum bicolor cultivar BTx623 chromosome 6, Sorghum_bicolor_NCBIv3, whole genome shotgun sequence genome contains the following window.
TCTAGGGACAGCAATCCTCTTTCTCAATCCATGTTGGATAACATGGTTAAGCTAGATAATCTTAGAAATGAAAACTATGGGAAGATATGTAGGAAAAGAGCTAGTACTAAGGCAGTGGATGCTGCTGGTTCTGGTAATCAGAATAAAAATGATGCTGATATTGATATACAAACTGATGGTGAAAATAGGGGAACTATGGGTGGCTGCCCAAAAACCCCCGTTGCAAATAGCATGCAACCCATACTAATAGAGGACTGAATTGGATTTGAAGAATATAAAGTTTACTTGGACTAATAATCAGGAAATTTTGATTATGGCTAGAATAGATAGAGTGTTTGTCAGGGCGGAGCAATCTCAAACCCTAGTACGATAGCTTGGCAGGGAGAGGGGCGTACCCAGCCGGTCGAGCGAGCGGAGCGCGGCGACACGGGAGGCGACAGCGTCAGAGAGGCGGGTGGCGGTGCCGCGGAGGTGCTCGAGGATGCGGCGGTCCAGATCGGCGACCTCTCTCTCCAGCTCCTCCGCCTCCGCGTCGTCCTCAGCGGCTGCGGCGGAGGCCGGAGCCTTGCGCTTGCGCTGGTTGGGCGCGGCTCCAGTTTGCCCTGGCTCGAGCGAACCGCCAGCCATTGTGGATTTTGCGAGGTAGACAAGGGGAGCGCCGCGCAGCGGATTTCAGTTTGGGGGAGAAGGAGGAGCGCAGGGTGCGTCCGTGCGATTTTTGCGAGCAGATAGGCCCGGTTCAAATTAGGGGCTTCTGATACGTGGGCCCAGATGGGTCAGGTTGGCCGTTGAGTagggtttttttttgtttggttccTATGCTTCTCTGGCCATGCTCAATGGAGCTGATTTGGGTTTGCTTGATGGCCCGAGCATGCAAAGTTTGGTCGCCTCTAAGGAGTTTTTACCCAGGCTTTCTAGGATGCAGGGGTGGATTCCATTAAACCTGGCTTTGTCTAGCCGTTGTGCTCGATTCCTCTCACCATGTGCTCTCATCTCTCGGCCTCGTCGCCGGCTGCTGTCTTGAGCTCTTAGAAATGGCAATGTGTTCAAATCCTCAATTTCGCACGTTTAATTTTTCTTTTAGAGGGCGAGAATGAGTAATTTAATCCCCACAAGAATTAAAATTGAGAAAATTAGTTCTCGTTGGTTCCTACCTTACAAACTCAACTTCTTGAAATGCTAAAGTTCAACCTAGTATAAATAGCaacctactccctccatcccaaattataagtcgtttgactttttttacctcaagtttgaccactcgacttattcaaaaaatttatgcaaatatagtcaaatttaagtcattcttgaagaacttttattaatagaccaatacacaacaaaaaaagtgatattttatacaaaactttgaataagacgagtggtcaaacttgatattaaaaaagtcaaacgacttacaatttggaatggattgaGTACATCCTAAAAAAGATGTCTCTTATTACATGAATTTTTGCTTGTTTAACTTATATTTATTTGACACCATGAATTTGTTTTGCTCTTTAAatgttactccctccgtcccaaattataagtcattccaagaatcttgaagagtcaaagtttttcaagtttgaccaaatttatatagcaaaataataacgtttttggtaccaaccaagtatcattagattctttgttagttatattttcatagtgtacctattttatgacataaatctttgtatttctctctatatttttggtcaaacttgaaaatactttgactctccaagattcttagaatgacttataatttggaacggagggagtacattttATCATGAGCAATCCTTCGACGAGGAATTCCCCATTGATATCCCTAGAGCCCACCCTGCACCTCATATCTACCCCACTAAGCTTCGTCTCCACCCTTGCCGCTCTTGCACCTCCATCTCCACCCATATGTGTTGTTTTCATTCGCCACACTGGTCACCACCCTAGATTCATTCTAGACCTCATCTTCAACCCACTAGACGCCTCCCTCCATCTCGCTTCCACCAACCA
Protein-coding sequences here:
- the LOC8064638 gene encoding uncharacterized protein LOC8064638, which encodes MAGGSLEPGQTGAAPNQRKRKAPASAAAAEDDAEAEELEREVADLDRRILEHLRGTATRLSDAVASRVAALRSLDRLEVAVLSETLVAEDDQVLEKVNMLKSKIEANVADLPKVLKKVNETIARCEKSMNQNGNVNPLCEMKL